The DNA region GCATCGATCACGGCGCTCATCGACAGGCTCGAAGGCAAGGGGATCGTCGCCCGGAAGCCGCATCCCGAAGACCGGCGGAAGGTCCTCATCGAGATCGACGCGGCGAGGATGGCCTCCGCCGCGCCGTTGTGGGACCACCTGGTGAAGTCGGTCCGCGAGACCTGCGAGAACTACACGGACGGCGAGCTGGAGACCGTGATCCGGTTCCTCGCCGACGCGACGGCGATCACGCACGACTCCACGGGCCGCCTCAGCCGCTGACCGGTATTACTACTTTCGGGGGTATTGCCGTAACCAGTTCGTGATAGTTTTCGGCCCCGTGTCCCCCAATAGAACGCGAAGCCGGTTACTGCTTGTCACGCTCAGTGTCCTGCTGGGCGGGGTGATCGCCAGCGCGAGCTACCTGATGGTGACCGATCGGTTCCAGGGCACCGCGCTGAGCAATCTCTCACTCAGCGTCCCCGACACCAAGGGCAGACCCGGCGACGCCCTCGCGAAACCGCCCGCCTACTTCGGCCAGACGTCTTCCCCGGCGCCGGAGGGCTCCGCACCCGGTTCGGCCGCTCCGACGTCGTCTTCGGCGGCTCCCACGTCGTCCTCCGCTCCGCCCAGCTCGTCCTCCGCCCCGGCCGAGCCGCCCGCTCAGCCTTCCGAGGCCCCCAAGCCCACTCCGAGCAAGGCCCCGGAACCGCCCCGCTCGCAGGACAGCTCGCTCGCCGGGCAGGTCATCGACCTCGTCAACGCCGAGCGCGCCGACGCGGGCTGCTCGCCGGTGAGCAACGAGTCGCATCTCGCCGCTGCCGCGCAGGGCCACAGCGACGACATGTCCGCGCGGAACTACTTCTCGCACACCACGCCGGAAGGCGTCACGTTCGACCAGCGCATCCGCGCCGCCGGCTACGACAAGCCCGGCGCCGAGAACATCGCCAAGGGGCAGTCGAGCGCCGCCAAGGTGATGGACGCCTGGATGAACTCCGAGGGCCACCGCGCGAACATCCTCAACTGCAAGCTGAAGAAGATCGGCGTCGGCGTCAACATCAAGGGCATGTACTGGACGCAGAACTTCGGCTACTGATCCTTGGCCCAGCGTTCGGCGATGTCGCCGTAGCGGGCCAGCACGGCCGCGCGCAGTTCGGCGTCCGTGCGCGGGACCGGTTCGATGAACACCTCGGTGACGTCGCCGAACGTCCGGGTCAGCTCGGTCGCCATCCGCACGCAGGCGCGTTCGACCTCCGCGGCGCCGAGTGAATCGTCGAAGTCGACGCGGGCACAGACGAGCACCTGATCGGTGCCCATCAACATGGTCTGGAGGTCGACGACGGCCTCGATCTCCGGCGCGTTCCGCAGGTGGTCCCGCACCCCGCGCACCAGCTTGGGGTCCGCCTGCCTGCCGATCAGCAGGCCGCGGTTGGTCCGGCCGAGCATGTAGGCGACCAGCGCCAGCAGGACACCGATCGCGATCGACGCCGCGCCGTCCCAGATATGCGATCCGGTGAGCTGGTGCAGCCCGATCCCGGCGAACGCGAGCAGCAGGCCGATCAGCGCGGCCGAGTCTTCGAACAGGACGGTCTTCGGCGCCGGGTCGTCGATCATCCGCAGATACACCGAGACCTTCTGGCCCGAGTCGGCGGCGTCGCGGCGCACCTGCCGGACGGCCTGGAACCAGGAGACGGATTCGAGGGCGAACGCGATCGCGAGGACGACGTAGCCGACGATCGGATCGGTCTGTTCGGTCTCCTCGCCGAAGACCGTCGAAAAGCCTTCGTAGAGCGCGAACATCGCGCCGGAGGCGAAGATCGACACCGCCGCGAGCAGCGACCAGAAGTACCGCTCCTTGCCGTAGCCGAAGGGATGGACGCGGTCGGCGGGCCGGTCCGAACGTTTCAGCGCGGTCAGCAGGAGGACCTCGGTGATCGTGTCGGCCACCGAGTGCGCGGCTTCCGACAGCATCGCGCCGGAGCCGGTGATGAGCCCGGCGATCAGTTTCAGCACGGCGATGGCGAGGTTGACCCCACCCGCCAGCACCACGGTCAGGGTGCTTTCGTCACCGGATTCTTCACTCACCTCGCGTAGCGTAGTGCGGGTGCGCCGATCTCACAGGCGACGCAATCCCTGCAGGACGCGTTCCATCAAGGCGAGTGCCGGATGACCGTCGAATTCAGCCTGCGTTTCATGAACGGTGACCAAACCGAGTTCGGCCATATCACCCAAAAGGACCTTTGCAACGCCGAGTGGAACGCATAAGGACGCGGCTACTTCGGCGACGGAAGTGGGACGACGGCACAGCGATCTCACGGAATGGAATTCGACGCTGAATCCCGGCGCCGTCCACGGTGCGTCGTGCCGGACGGAAATCATCGCTTCGATCGCGAAGTTCCGCTTGGACTGGGTGCGTCCGCCCGTGCGGACGTACGGGCGGACGCGCGTGCGTTTCCGTTCCTGGCGCGGCGGTCGCCGGGCGGCCGGGATGCTGGGGATGGTCGCTTCCTGTGCCATCCTGGCGAAGGCCGCGGACGAGGGGACCCTGGCGGGCGGGCGAACGGTCGGCGATCCCGGTGTGGCGAGCCGGTGCTCTCTTGCCGAGCGGAGTTCGTGACGGTTGCCCATTGATTCCTCGCCCCTTTTTTCCGGATCCGCTGCAGCCTATCGCCACGGTGTACCGCCGAACGGGTAATGGAACGAAATGGCCCGCGCCTGGATAAAACAAGAGGGGACATTCTCTCGCATTATGTGCGAGAGAATGTCCCCTCCGGATGTGACGTTCTACTTGTCTTCCTCGGGCAGCGGGGTTCCGGTGGCCGTTTCGTCGGTCGGCACGTCGGCCTTTCCGTCGAGTTCGGCGTCCGAGACGGCGTCCAAAGAGGGCGCTCCCGCCGGGACCAGCTGCGGCTCCGGCTTCCGCTTGACCGCGGTCAGCAGTAGCTGGGCGACGTCGACGATCTCGACCTTCTCGCTCGCCTGGCCGTCGCTCTGACGCGCGGTGAGGCCGTCGTTGAGCATCACCTTGCAGAACGGGCAGCCGGTCGCGATCTTCGACGGCGCGGTGCCGAGCGCCTCGTCCACCCGCTCGACGTTGATCCGCTTGCCGATCTTCTCTTCCATCCACATCCGCGCGCCGCCCGCGCCGCAGCACATCGAGCGGTCGCCGTGCCGCGGCATCTCGCGCAGTGTCGCGCCGGTGGCCCCGACGAGCTCACGGGGAGCGTCGTAGACCTTGTTGTGGCGGCCCAGGTAGCACGGGTCGTGGTAGGTGACGTCCTCGGCGACCGGGGCCACCGGGGTCAGGTGCTTCTCCCGCACCAGGCGGTTGAGCAGCTGCGTGTGGTGCACGACGTCGAACTGGCCGCCCAGCTCCGGGTACTCGTTCGCGAGGGTGTTGAAACAGTGGGCACAGGTGACGACCACCTTGCGCGCCTTGCGTTCACGGCCCTCGAACACCGAGTTCAGGATCTCGACGTTCTGCTGCGCCAGCATCTGGAACAGGAACTCGTTGCCCGCACGGCGGGCCGGGTCACCGGTGCAGGACTCCTCCGAGCCGAGCACGGTGTACTTGACGCC from Amycolatopsis sp. EV170708-02-1 includes:
- a CDS encoding MarR family winged helix-turn-helix transcriptional regulator is translated as MSSERAELVERVLSGSRALSTETVMFHTAIAELSGLSAVESKVTDYLARFGPQTPKALSQLSGLAPASITALIDRLEGKGIVARKPHPEDRRKVLIEIDAARMASAAPLWDHLVKSVRETCENYTDGELETVIRFLADATAITHDSTGRLSR
- a CDS encoding CAP domain-containing protein, with amino-acid sequence MIASASYLMVTDRFQGTALSNLSLSVPDTKGRPGDALAKPPAYFGQTSSPAPEGSAPGSAAPTSSSAAPTSSSAPPSSSSAPAEPPAQPSEAPKPTPSKAPEPPRSQDSSLAGQVIDLVNAERADAGCSPVSNESHLAAAAQGHSDDMSARNYFSHTTPEGVTFDQRIRAAGYDKPGAENIAKGQSSAAKVMDAWMNSEGHRANILNCKLKKIGVGVNIKGMYWTQNFGY
- a CDS encoding DUF742 domain-containing protein, encoding MAQEATIPSIPAARRPPRQERKRTRVRPYVRTGGRTQSKRNFAIEAMISVRHDAPWTAPGFSVEFHSVRSLCRRPTSVAEVAASLCVPLGVAKVLLGDMAELGLVTVHETQAEFDGHPALALMERVLQGLRRL
- a CDS encoding cation diffusion facilitator family transporter gives rise to the protein MSEESGDESTLTVVLAGGVNLAIAVLKLIAGLITGSGAMLSEAAHSVADTITEVLLLTALKRSDRPADRVHPFGYGKERYFWSLLAAVSIFASGAMFALYEGFSTVFGEETEQTDPIVGYVVLAIAFALESVSWFQAVRQVRRDAADSGQKVSVYLRMIDDPAPKTVLFEDSAALIGLLLAFAGIGLHQLTGSHIWDGAASIAIGVLLALVAYMLGRTNRGLLIGRQADPKLVRGVRDHLRNAPEIEAVVDLQTMLMGTDQVLVCARVDFDDSLGAAEVERACVRMATELTRTFGDVTEVFIEPVPRTDAELRAAVLARYGDIAERWAKDQ